The Sinomicrobium kalidii genome contains a region encoding:
- a CDS encoding TonB-dependent receptor — MKVRMGLLCFLACLLITSFRVSGQKLTFHKQKDTILTVYLDEVVLISAGGQSGDRGQAKPLSSIDEYLTSAQNVNMVKRGAYAWEPTLNSMSSERLSVTIDGMRIFGACTDRMDPVTSYIDVSNLSEAHIVSGQQGAEYGAGIGGAIDLKLDKPDFRKDGFTISLENGFETNNELKIIGAGANFSEDHYYIGGDISYRKAENYVAGGSEEINFSQYEKYNIAVNGGYKFNQGNRLTATLIYDEARDVGYPALPMDVSLARAVITSLGYKEETAGIFGSWESKLYYNTITHVMDDSRRPDVPVRMDMPGWSDTYGFYSRANFKTGNHRFLFKWDGFYNKSLAEMTMYPVNPREATMFMLTWPDVRTLNTGLYAEDVIRFKESSLKISARVTAQGDRIADESGLNSLRIFYPDMKVSQMRFLSGISTQYNRQLRSFQLSFGLAYGTRAPSVSEAYGFYLFNSSDNHDYVGNPGLKNERSMEVNAGFSITKPGFSMGLKGNLFRMPDYIIGEVNPSLSTMTIGADGVKMYTNLKYADIVNLSFNGEYKLWPGLTWSGTVSWHRGTDNQNRDLPLISPLAYQSFLKYRAKGFYGELSVRGAGKQVDFNPEFGEDQTPAYTIFSMALGKTFDMFGNPLYTRAGIENIFDRHYSTYTDWNNIPRMGRNLFFNISYKIN, encoded by the coding sequence ATGAAGGTCAGAATGGGTTTATTATGTTTCTTAGCGTGTCTCTTAATCACTTCTTTTCGGGTCAGCGGGCAAAAGCTGACATTCCACAAACAGAAGGATACGATTTTAACCGTTTACCTGGATGAGGTCGTATTGATCTCCGCCGGAGGCCAATCCGGTGATCGGGGACAGGCAAAACCACTGTCTTCCATCGATGAGTATCTGACATCCGCTCAAAATGTAAATATGGTAAAACGGGGCGCTTACGCATGGGAACCCACACTCAATAGCATGTCTTCCGAACGGCTTTCCGTCACCATTGACGGCATGCGGATATTCGGTGCCTGTACGGATAGAATGGACCCCGTTACTTCTTATATCGATGTGTCCAACCTCTCCGAAGCACATATTGTATCCGGTCAGCAAGGGGCGGAGTACGGTGCCGGCATAGGCGGGGCTATCGATTTAAAACTTGATAAACCTGATTTTAGGAAAGACGGCTTTACCATAAGCCTCGAAAACGGTTTTGAGACGAACAATGAACTGAAGATTATAGGAGCCGGGGCTAATTTTTCCGAAGATCATTACTATATAGGCGGGGACATCAGCTACCGGAAAGCGGAAAATTATGTTGCGGGAGGAAGTGAAGAAATTAATTTTTCACAGTATGAAAAGTATAACATAGCCGTAAACGGGGGGTACAAGTTTAATCAGGGAAACAGGTTAACCGCCACGCTGATCTATGACGAGGCCCGTGATGTCGGGTATCCCGCCTTACCGATGGATGTATCCCTGGCCCGGGCTGTGATCACTTCTTTGGGTTATAAAGAGGAGACCGCAGGGATATTCGGCTCGTGGGAATCAAAGCTGTATTACAATACGATTACCCACGTAATGGACGATTCCCGGAGACCGGATGTGCCCGTACGAATGGATATGCCCGGTTGGAGTGATACCTACGGTTTTTATTCCCGGGCGAATTTTAAAACCGGAAATCACCGTTTTTTATTCAAGTGGGATGGTTTTTACAACAAGTCGCTCGCAGAGATGACAATGTACCCCGTTAATCCCCGGGAAGCTACGATGTTTATGCTTACCTGGCCGGATGTTCGTACACTCAACACCGGTTTGTATGCGGAAGATGTGATCCGTTTTAAAGAAAGTTCCTTAAAGATCTCGGCAAGGGTTACGGCACAGGGCGATCGTATAGCAGATGAATCCGGCCTTAACAGCTTGCGCATTTTTTATCCGGATATGAAGGTATCGCAAATGCGTTTTCTTTCCGGCATATCCACACAATATAACCGGCAACTGCGATCTTTTCAGCTCAGTTTCGGATTGGCCTATGGTACCAGGGCCCCGTCGGTGTCCGAAGCTTACGGGTTTTATCTCTTCAATAGTTCTGACAATCACGATTATGTGGGGAACCCCGGGCTGAAAAATGAACGGTCCATGGAAGTAAATGCCGGGTTTTCCATCACCAAACCCGGGTTCAGCATGGGGTTAAAAGGGAACCTCTTCAGAATGCCCGATTATATTATCGGGGAAGTAAATCCTTCATTGAGTACAATGACCATCGGTGCGGACGGCGTAAAAATGTACACCAATTTGAAATATGCGGATATCGTCAACTTGTCGTTTAACGGTGAATATAAGCTGTGGCCCGGGTTAACCTGGTCCGGCACCGTGTCCTGGCACCGCGGAACAGATAACCAAAACCGGGATTTACCCTTAATCAGTCCGCTGGCCTATCAGTCCTTCCTGAAATATCGGGCAAAAGGCTTTTACGGAGAGCTAAGTGTAAGAGGGGCGGGTAAGCAGGTCGATTTTAACCCGGAGTTCGGTGAAGATCAGACACCGGCTTATACGATATTTTCCATGGCGCTGGGAAAAACGTTCGATATGTTTGGTAACCCGCTGTATACCAGGGCCGGGATAGAAAATATATTCGACAGGCATTATTCGACCTATACCGACTGGAACAATATCCCGAGGATGGGACGCAACCTGTTTTTCAATATTTCGTACAAAATCAATTAA
- a CDS encoding RrF2 family transcriptional regulator, which produces MLSKSCEYGIRATLYVASETRKKQRVSLRDIARKIKSPEAFTAKILQKLVKHNIVASVKGFGGGFEMATANLRTISMKDLVIAIDGDGLFTRCSLGLHECSETQPCPFHARYKPVKENLKTLFEQTSLEELMSGLDEGKTFLKL; this is translated from the coding sequence ATGCTATCAAAATCTTGTGAATACGGTATCAGGGCAACTTTATATGTAGCTTCCGAAACCCGGAAAAAACAGCGGGTAAGCCTGCGCGATATTGCCAGGAAGATCAAATCCCCCGAAGCCTTTACGGCTAAAATACTGCAAAAGCTGGTCAAACACAATATCGTAGCTTCCGTAAAGGGGTTCGGAGGCGGTTTTGAAATGGCCACTGCCAATCTCAGAACCATAAGCATGAAAGACCTGGTCATAGCCATAGACGGGGACGGACTCTTTACCCGTTGCAGCCTGGGATTGCACGAATGCAGCGAAACACAGCCCTGCCCGTTCCACGCCAGGTACAAGCCGGTGAAGGAGAACCTGAAAACCCTTTTTGAACAAACCAGCCTCGAAGAATTGATGAGCGGGCTTGATGAAGGGAAGACTTTTTTAAAACTGTAG
- a CDS encoding anaerobic ribonucleoside-triphosphate reductase activating protein gives MSISSENTSGKEIKNIYSISPFTLLDYPGHPACIIWFAGCNMRCSYCYNPDIVLGKGRLTYTGALDFLRSRSGLLQGVVLSGGECLLHSSVPEFAARIRDLGFLVKVDTNGSRPEVLKELIDRSLADYVSLDFKALPDREVAVTGGKYFEGFRQCLDLLLDSPVTFEVRTTVHSNLLQSRDLLKMSSFLAQSGYSGVYYLQKFQRNAPTLGKPGPDRGGIDLAALETSPLSIQIRG, from the coding sequence GTGAGCATAAGCAGCGAAAACACTTCAGGGAAGGAAATTAAGAATATTTACAGTATAAGCCCGTTTACATTGCTGGATTATCCCGGGCATCCGGCCTGTATTATATGGTTCGCCGGGTGCAATATGCGGTGTTCGTACTGTTATAACCCCGATATCGTCCTGGGAAAGGGACGTTTGACCTATACCGGGGCTCTGGATTTCCTGCGAAGCCGGAGCGGGCTGTTGCAGGGTGTGGTGTTGAGTGGGGGAGAGTGTCTGCTGCACTCTTCCGTCCCTGAGTTTGCCGCTCGTATAAGGGATCTGGGGTTCTTGGTAAAGGTAGACACCAATGGAAGCCGCCCGGAAGTGTTAAAAGAACTGATCGACCGGTCCCTGGCCGATTATGTTTCGCTGGATTTTAAAGCCCTGCCGGACCGGGAAGTTGCGGTCACGGGAGGTAAATATTTTGAAGGTTTCCGTCAATGCCTGGACCTGTTGCTGGACAGCCCTGTAACATTCGAAGTGCGTACCACTGTTCACAGTAACTTGTTACAGTCCCGCGACCTTTTAAAAATGAGTTCATTTCTGGCGCAAAGCGGGTATAGCGGTGTGTATTATCTGCAAAAGTTTCAGCGGAATGCTCCCACTTTAGGGAAACCCGGGCCGGACAGGGGAGGAATTGACCTGGCGGCACTCGAAACATCGCCCCTGTCCATACAGATCAGGGGTTAA
- the nosZ gene encoding Sec-dependent nitrous-oxide reductase → MAVMFSGCNNSKSPNGNRGALASTAAEKVYVPPGEHDEFYAFFSGGYSGNLTVYGLPSGRMFKEIPVFSQFPTNGYGYSEETKPMLNTSHGFIPWDDLHHPDISQTNGKLDGRWIFVNGNNTPRIARIDLKTFETDEIIEVPNSAGNHSSSFVTENTEYVVAGTRFSVPVPQKDISIKEYKGNFKGALSFIEVAPETGRMNLKFQIMMPGFDYDLSHPGRGKSHGWFFFTTYNTEEANTLLEVNASQNDKDFIAAVNWKKIEEYINNGGGTKMPAEYAHNVYDHSTHSAKSTIKKEVLTVDPTKVPGAVFLLPTPKSPHGCDVDPTGKYIIGNGKLSADLTIHSFDKMIAAIEAEKFDGNAYGIPILKFEDVLAGQVKSGGLGPLHTEFDGKGNAYTTFFISSELVKWNVETREVIDRQPNYYSVGHVMIPGGNSAAPFGKYAVAMNKITKDRYLPTGPELEHSAQLFDISGEKMELLLDFPTHGEPHYAAGIPAEILAPKSQKIYRLEDNKHEFAALGGDETRVERNGNEVHVYMSMIRSHFTPDNIEGIRVGDKVYFHITNHEQDFDVPHGFAMIGANNAELLIMPGQTRTLVWEPEQVGVWPFYCTDFCSALHQEMQGYVRVSPANSDIKLSWSLGE, encoded by the coding sequence ATGGCCGTTATGTTTAGCGGTTGTAATAACAGCAAGTCACCCAACGGCAATCGCGGGGCCCTGGCCTCTACTGCCGCAGAAAAAGTATATGTCCCGCCCGGAGAACACGATGAATTTTACGCCTTCTTTTCCGGAGGATACAGCGGAAACCTCACCGTATACGGATTACCGTCGGGCAGAATGTTTAAGGAAATTCCCGTGTTTTCACAATTCCCCACCAACGGGTACGGGTATTCGGAAGAAACCAAACCCATGCTGAACACTTCCCACGGATTTATTCCCTGGGACGATCTGCACCATCCTGATATTTCACAGACCAATGGAAAACTCGACGGAAGGTGGATCTTTGTTAACGGGAACAATACCCCGCGTATTGCAAGGATTGACCTTAAGACCTTCGAAACCGATGAAATAATCGAAGTGCCCAACAGCGCAGGGAACCACAGCTCGTCTTTTGTCACTGAAAACACCGAATACGTAGTGGCCGGCACCCGTTTTTCCGTACCTGTGCCTCAAAAGGATATTTCCATAAAAGAATACAAGGGAAATTTTAAAGGCGCTTTGTCCTTTATTGAAGTAGCACCGGAGACCGGCAGGATGAACCTGAAATTCCAGATCATGATGCCGGGATTTGACTATGACCTGTCACATCCCGGGCGCGGGAAATCACACGGCTGGTTTTTCTTTACCACCTATAATACCGAAGAAGCCAACACACTTCTGGAGGTTAATGCTTCACAAAACGACAAAGATTTCATCGCGGCCGTAAACTGGAAAAAGATCGAGGAATACATAAACAACGGAGGGGGCACAAAAATGCCCGCCGAATATGCCCATAATGTGTATGATCATAGTACCCACAGCGCCAAAAGCACTATAAAAAAAGAGGTTTTAACGGTAGATCCCACTAAAGTGCCCGGTGCCGTTTTCCTTCTCCCCACACCAAAATCGCCCCACGGGTGCGATGTGGACCCGACAGGAAAATACATCATAGGAAACGGAAAACTATCGGCAGACTTGACCATCCACTCCTTTGACAAAATGATCGCAGCTATTGAAGCGGAGAAATTTGACGGAAACGCTTACGGAATTCCCATCCTGAAATTCGAAGACGTTCTGGCCGGCCAGGTAAAAAGCGGCGGGCTCGGCCCCCTGCATACCGAATTTGACGGGAAAGGAAATGCTTATACCACATTTTTTATCTCTTCGGAACTGGTAAAATGGAATGTGGAAACCCGCGAAGTCATAGACCGGCAACCTAACTATTATTCCGTAGGCCACGTTATGATCCCCGGCGGAAACTCGGCAGCACCTTTCGGCAAATACGCCGTTGCCATGAACAAGATCACGAAAGACAGGTACCTGCCTACAGGCCCGGAACTGGAGCACTCGGCCCAACTGTTTGACATCTCCGGAGAGAAAATGGAACTCTTGCTGGACTTTCCAACGCACGGAGAGCCTCATTATGCCGCCGGGATACCCGCAGAAATACTGGCCCCGAAATCACAAAAAATATACAGGCTGGAAGACAACAAGCACGAATTTGCTGCGCTTGGCGGCGACGAAACCCGCGTAGAACGTAATGGAAATGAAGTTCATGTTTATATGTCAATGATACGCAGCCACTTTACCCCGGACAATATAGAAGGGATCAGGGTTGGCGATAAAGTATACTTTCACATCACCAACCACGAACAGGATTTTGATGTACCTCACGGTTTCGCCATGATCGGTGCCAATAACGCCGAGTTGCTCATTATGCCGGGACAAACCAGGACCCTGGTCTGGGAACCTGAGCAAGTAGGGGTATGGCCATTCTATTGTACCGACTTCTGCTCTGCGCTGCACCAGGAGATGCAGGGATATGTGCGGGTTTCACCGGCAAATTCCGATATTAAACTAAGCTGGTCTCTCGGAGAATAA
- a CDS encoding anaerobic ribonucleoside-triphosphate reductase, whose protein sequence is MGYHRPVESFNIGKKGEHKQRKHFREGN, encoded by the coding sequence ATGGGGTATCACAGACCGGTAGAAAGTTTTAATATTGGAAAAAAAGGTGAGCATAAGCAGCGAAAACACTTCAGGGAAGGAAATTAA
- a CDS encoding c-type cytochrome, giving the protein MSTIEKTMLLLFGILLTACGGTPEKKEKFTYERTKTEKKVEAEDQVAEDKAAKDITDLDNKGVGPVKNVALGAGVDQAMARAGKELFKSKCMLCHKPDKKFIGPAPQGVLDRRSPEWVMNMILNPEVMVKEDPIAKQLLMDYNGSPMANQGLTEEEARKILEYFRTL; this is encoded by the coding sequence ATGAGTACTATTGAAAAAACAATGTTACTGCTCTTCGGGATTCTGCTCACGGCATGTGGCGGCACCCCGGAAAAAAAGGAAAAGTTTACGTATGAAAGAACAAAAACTGAAAAAAAGGTCGAAGCCGAAGATCAGGTTGCCGAAGATAAGGCCGCCAAGGATATAACGGACCTGGACAACAAAGGTGTTGGCCCGGTTAAAAACGTAGCATTAGGTGCTGGCGTAGATCAGGCTATGGCCCGGGCAGGAAAGGAACTGTTTAAAAGCAAATGTATGTTGTGCCATAAACCGGATAAGAAATTCATCGGTCCTGCACCTCAGGGGGTTCTGGACCGCCGCTCCCCGGAATGGGTTATGAATATGATCTTAAACCCGGAAGTCATGGTCAAGGAAGATCCCATTGCAAAGCAATTGCTCATGGACTATAACGGATCGCCAATGGCCAACCAGGGACTTACGGAAGAAGAGGCAAGAAAGATCCTGGAGTATTTCAGAACACTTTAA
- a CDS encoding nitrous oxide reductase accessory protein NosL, which translates to MKPILSIVILMWFFTSCEIKPKPINYGSDNCQYCNMTIVDKQHAAQIVTDKGRVYKFDAIECLLNYTRENTARPVSIYLVNDFKNPGELIDATNATYLISPEISSPMGANLSGFHSKLEARETQANHDGTLYDWEQLVTHFKKEEKRDH; encoded by the coding sequence GTGAAACCCATACTTTCAATAGTAATTTTAATGTGGTTCTTTACTTCCTGCGAGATAAAACCCAAACCTATCAATTACGGAAGCGATAATTGCCAATACTGCAATATGACCATCGTAGACAAACAACACGCCGCGCAGATCGTAACCGATAAAGGCCGTGTGTATAAATTCGATGCTATCGAGTGTTTGCTCAATTACACCCGGGAAAACACGGCCCGCCCCGTGTCGATATACCTGGTCAATGACTTTAAAAACCCCGGCGAACTTATAGATGCCACAAACGCCACCTATTTGATAAGTCCGGAAATATCAAGCCCTATGGGGGCCAACCTTTCCGGGTTTCATTCAAAACTGGAGGCCCGGGAAACACAGGCAAATCATGACGGAACACTCTACGATTGGGAACAGCTGGTGACACACTTTAAAAAAGAAGAAAAACGGGACCATTAA
- a CDS encoding ribonucleoside triphosphate reductase — translation MEHLVIKRAGNYVPFEGYKIQIAIEKAFTSVGRSPDPEIYKRLMSRLDAGSILSVEEIQDAIEKELYEAGCFEVMRSFMLYRHTRKMQREHGHGLNEHTTYVDSSQTVAEYIEQTDWRIHANANTSYSNAGLVNNVAGKLIANYWLDEVYSKAEGHAHRNGDIHIHDLDCLTGYCAGWSLRVLLNEGFNGVRGRVESRPPGHFREALGQMANFLGILQSEWAGAQAFSSFDTYLAPYVFKDRLTYEEVFKTIRSFVYNLNVPARWGQSPFTNITLDWVVPEDLKMQIPTRGDRHLFEGSNDAALSRMARERGATKVTDLRYRHFQKEMQIINKAYYQVMTEGDSQGQPFTFPIPTVNITEDFDWYGENTDILFENTAKIGSSYFQNFIGSQYLTDENGNRVPNPDAYQPNAVRSMCCRLQLDLRELLKRGNGLFGSAEMTGSIGVVTLNMARLGYLYAGKKEQLYRALDRLLELAQSTLEKKRVFIQEMYDRGLYPYTRRYLSHFRNHFSTIGVNGMNEMVRNFTHDRYDVTNAFGHEMVAGILDHVRSRLQEFQEETGNLYNLEATPAEGTTYRFAKEDLKRYPEIIQAGTAENPYYTNSSQLPVDFTDDPFEALLKQDELQCKYTGGTVLHLYMNEKISSPEACRQFVKTVLTQFKLPYITVTPVFSICPVHGYLNGEHEFCPKCDDILLDRLHTGQYEAPA, via the coding sequence ATGGAACATTTAGTTATCAAAAGAGCGGGAAACTATGTACCGTTTGAAGGGTATAAAATTCAGATAGCCATAGAAAAAGCCTTTACCAGTGTAGGGCGGTCACCTGATCCCGAAATATATAAAAGACTGATGAGCCGTTTGGACGCGGGAAGCATCCTGTCGGTAGAAGAAATACAGGATGCCATTGAAAAGGAACTGTATGAAGCGGGCTGTTTTGAAGTGATGCGTTCTTTTATGTTGTACAGACACACACGTAAGATGCAAAGGGAACACGGGCACGGGTTAAATGAACATACCACCTATGTGGACAGTTCCCAAACGGTGGCAGAATACATAGAACAAACAGATTGGCGGATCCATGCCAATGCCAATACGTCGTATTCCAATGCGGGGCTGGTAAATAATGTAGCGGGAAAGCTGATAGCCAATTACTGGCTGGATGAGGTATATTCGAAAGCGGAAGGCCATGCGCACCGGAACGGGGATATTCATATACACGACCTCGATTGTCTCACGGGGTATTGTGCGGGCTGGAGCTTAAGGGTTCTGCTCAATGAAGGGTTCAACGGTGTCCGGGGCCGGGTGGAAAGCCGCCCGCCCGGTCATTTCAGGGAAGCCCTGGGGCAGATGGCCAATTTTCTGGGGATATTGCAAAGCGAATGGGCAGGGGCACAGGCTTTCAGTTCTTTCGATACCTACCTGGCTCCCTATGTTTTTAAAGACCGGCTTACTTACGAAGAAGTGTTCAAGACTATACGCAGTTTTGTCTATAATCTCAATGTCCCGGCACGCTGGGGGCAGTCGCCTTTTACCAACATTACCCTGGACTGGGTAGTCCCCGAAGATTTGAAGATGCAGATCCCCACACGTGGGGACCGGCATTTGTTCGAGGGAAGTAACGATGCCGCACTTTCCCGGATGGCACGCGAACGGGGAGCAACGAAGGTAACCGATCTCCGGTACCGGCATTTTCAGAAAGAAATGCAGATCATCAATAAGGCTTACTACCAGGTAATGACCGAAGGCGATTCACAAGGACAGCCCTTTACCTTTCCCATTCCCACGGTGAATATCACGGAGGATTTTGACTGGTACGGAGAAAATACGGATATCCTCTTTGAGAACACCGCCAAAATCGGGTCGTCCTATTTCCAGAACTTTATAGGCAGTCAGTATTTAACGGATGAAAACGGAAACAGGGTTCCCAATCCCGACGCCTACCAGCCCAATGCCGTGAGGAGTATGTGTTGCCGCTTGCAACTGGACCTGAGAGAATTGCTAAAAAGGGGGAACGGCCTGTTTGGCAGCGCCGAAATGACTGGAAGTATCGGGGTCGTCACCCTAAATATGGCACGATTGGGATATTTGTATGCCGGGAAAAAAGAGCAGTTATACCGGGCTTTGGACCGGCTGTTGGAGTTGGCACAATCGACTCTGGAGAAAAAAAGGGTTTTTATACAGGAAATGTACGACAGGGGGCTTTATCCGTATACCCGGCGTTACCTGTCGCATTTCCGGAATCATTTTTCCACCATAGGTGTAAACGGAATGAACGAAATGGTACGGAACTTTACACACGACCGGTATGATGTGACGAATGCTTTCGGACATGAAATGGTTGCCGGAATACTGGATCACGTACGGTCGCGCTTACAGGAGTTTCAGGAAGAGACCGGGAACCTGTATAACCTGGAAGCAACACCGGCAGAAGGTACGACATACAGGTTTGCCAAGGAAGACCTGAAGCGCTATCCGGAGATCATCCAGGCCGGGACTGCGGAAAACCCGTATTATACCAACAGTTCACAACTCCCGGTCGATTTTACCGACGATCCGTTTGAGGCTTTATTGAAGCAGGACGAATTACAATGCAAATATACCGGGGGAACGGTATTGCACCTGTATATGAATGAAAAGATCAGTTCACCCGAGGCCTGCAGACAGTTTGTCAAGACCGTATTAACACAGTTTAAACTGCCTTACATTACGGTAACCCCGGTATTCAGTATTTGCCCGGTTCACGGTTATTTGAACGGAGAACATGAATTCTGCCCGAAATGCGACGACATTTTACTTGACCGGCTTCATACCGGACAATACGAAGCACCGGCATGA
- a CDS encoding thioredoxin family protein — MANKIIEDSIQKSLSYKAYTELVKQLASGRKTTGPEQTEVHINFTKLNASRMRRLDKTLVIPEKAMRSFKNIDKKQTWLVIMESWCADGAQTIPVLNKICEVVPGLDLRIVMRDENPELMDLFLTDGTRSIPKLIILDNELNVAHTWGPRSRTAANMVAAYKSQNGKIDDAFKEFLQVWYNKDKGTAIIEDLVELAESRMVAGK, encoded by the coding sequence ATGGCCAACAAGATCATAGAAGATAGTATACAAAAATCACTTTCCTATAAAGCCTATACCGAACTGGTAAAACAACTGGCTTCCGGGAGAAAGACCACAGGACCGGAACAAACGGAGGTACATATAAATTTTACAAAACTGAATGCCAGCAGAATGCGCCGGCTCGACAAAACCCTGGTTATTCCGGAAAAGGCGATGAGGAGTTTTAAAAACATAGATAAAAAACAGACCTGGCTCGTCATCATGGAAAGCTGGTGTGCCGACGGGGCGCAGACGATTCCTGTTTTAAATAAGATCTGTGAAGTAGTTCCCGGTCTCGATCTCAGGATCGTCATGCGGGACGAAAACCCGGAGCTGATGGACCTGTTTTTAACAGACGGCACACGTTCCATACCCAAACTTATCATACTGGATAATGAACTTAATGTGGCCCATACCTGGGGGCCAAGATCGCGAACAGCGGCGAATATGGTGGCTGCCTACAAAAGTCAGAATGGAAAAATTGATGATGCTTTTAAGGAATTCCTCCAGGTATGGTATAACAAAGATAAGGGGACAGCCATTATTGAAGACCTGGTGGAATTGGCAGAAAGCAGGATGGTTGCGGGGAAATAA